In the Deltaproteobacteria bacterium genome, one interval contains:
- a CDS encoding FAD-dependent oxidoreductase, translating into MRKSDNLILGGGVTGLAAGWVSGLPVFEAAEVPGGICSSYYLPPGSKKPLFRAPEDGEAYRFEIGGGHWIFGGDPAVLSFIESLVPSKSYKRKSSVFFSKQGLYVPYPIQNNLGYLGKDVAAKAISEIINAPDGTPKTMGDWLEKSFGKTLMELFFAPFHELYTAGLWTRIAPQDAYKSPVNLSIALKGAIDKAPPAVGYNVTYVYPREGLNTLAQRMADKCDLRYGKRVTRINIKKKEVLFSDGSGAKYQNLISTLPLNKAIGMAGLRVDEEPADYTSVLVLNIGATRGEKCPDDHWLYIPDSESRFHRVGFYSNVDVSFMPESSRKDKDRVSIYVEKAYQNGKKPNEKEIKKYSGSVVKELKSWGFISKAETVDPTWIDVAYTWSMPGSGWKEQAIGELQNHGVYQIGRYGRWVFQGIAESLKDGFFIGGALGPS; encoded by the coding sequence GTGAGAAAATCCGATAATTTAATCCTGGGAGGCGGCGTAACCGGCCTTGCCGCGGGTTGGGTATCGGGTCTCCCCGTGTTCGAGGCTGCCGAGGTCCCGGGCGGTATCTGCTCGTCGTATTACCTCCCGCCCGGAAGCAAAAAACCCCTCTTCAGGGCCCCTGAGGACGGAGAGGCGTACAGGTTCGAAATCGGGGGAGGACACTGGATTTTCGGAGGCGACCCGGCTGTTCTCAGCTTTATAGAATCTCTGGTCCCATCTAAATCCTACAAGAGGAAGTCCTCGGTTTTCTTCAGCAAACAGGGCCTCTACGTTCCTTACCCCATACAGAATAATCTCGGCTATCTGGGAAAGGACGTTGCCGCAAAGGCGATTAGTGAAATAATAAACGCCCCTGACGGCACGCCGAAGACAATGGGGGACTGGCTCGAAAAGAGTTTCGGGAAAACCCTGATGGAGCTGTTTTTCGCCCCGTTTCACGAGCTCTATACGGCCGGGTTGTGGACCAGGATTGCCCCTCAGGACGCTTATAAATCCCCGGTCAATCTCTCAATCGCCCTTAAGGGCGCAATCGACAAGGCGCCTCCGGCGGTCGGATACAACGTGACCTACGTTTACCCCAGGGAAGGACTCAACACGCTGGCTCAGAGGATGGCGGATAAATGCGATCTCCGCTACGGCAAGCGGGTTACACGCATTAATATTAAGAAGAAGGAGGTTTTATTTTCAGACGGCTCGGGCGCGAAGTATCAGAATTTGATCTCCACTCTGCCGCTTAATAAGGCAATCGGGATGGCGGGCCTCCGGGTGGATGAGGAGCCGGCTGACTATACCTCGGTCCTGGTTCTGAACATCGGCGCGACCAGGGGCGAAAAATGCCCGGACGATCACTGGCTCTATATTCCCGACAGCGAATCCCGGTTTCACAGGGTGGGTTTTTACAGCAACGTGGACGTGTCCTTCATGCCTGAGTCCTCGCGTAAAGATAAGGACAGGGTGAGCATCTATGTGGAAAAGGCGTATCAAAACGGCAAAAAGCCCAATGAAAAGGAAATAAAGAAATACTCCGGCTCCGTCGTAAAAGAGCTTAAATCATGGGGGTTCATCTCGAAAGCCGAAACCGTCGACCCCACGTGGATTGATGTGGCCTACACATGGTCGATGCCCGGCTCCGGGTGGAAGGAGCAGGCGATAGGCGAGCTTCAGAATCACGGCGTATATCAGATAGGCCGCTACGGGCGCTGGGTCTTTCAGGGGATCGCCGAGTCCCTTAAAGACGGCTTCTTCATCGGCGGTGCGCTGGGGCCTTCTTAA